Below is a genomic region from Lineus longissimus chromosome 16, tnLinLong1.2, whole genome shotgun sequence.
GTTGCTATGAGTTGATGACTGAGATTCAAACCACAGATCTGAATGTTGGAGCAGTGGTCTGGCAATCCAAAAATCTCTTTCTGTGGTTTGAATCCAAGTCAAGGCaatttgatttttctgtacttATTTCATTTAGTGTCTTTTCTAGATAGTTTGGCTTATAGATGTGTGTATGTGCTTGTTGTAGAACCTAACACATGCAAGTGTGCATCAACAAAAATGTCTCTGTAGCTTTCACAATGTTATAGATTACAGCACTGGATCTGGTTCTCTATCTCATTCTGTACAAGTGCAGATACCAACATGTACAATTGTAGAACAGCTCCTGACAGAGTTTGCAGTATGTCTTGACTATCCATCCACTCATAGCAGGCATTTGGTTCCTTTCTGAATTACACTCCCAAATCACAAACCCCTACAGAAATTCGACCTCATGCCCAAGGTCTCAGCCTATGATGAGAACATGCCCAATTCATACTGCCAATGAAAATCATACTAGTTTGCAGCCTAGCACATGTATACGACTTGCTGTACCTAAATGCACCTTGTAAAGGTAGTCCTAATTTGTTCAAGTTGATAAATAAATGTTTCTATGAGAAGATTGAGTTTCCTTGATTGACTCCTGTCCAACTCAACTGGAGATCATCACAGTCTGGCATGGTGCCCACATGCACAGTATGCTCTTCGTAGAAGAGAAACAATTCGGTCAAGTGTTGTGCCCAAGGACACCACCAAGATTTAGTTATGATCCGTCCAGGAGTCGAACCAACGGGAGACTCCTCTCTTGAGCTCCCTCACCTCTATGCCACTGGCGTTCATACATGTGCGGTCCCTACTATGATAgcgcatgccccccccccccccccccccgagattcAAAACCTGGATTTGTCTTCAAGAAGCAGAAAAGCTGGTCCGAATCCAGATATAATTTTGTCAGAAATGGCACTCCATAGTTAGTACAAGCGGAGGGGGTATTGGCAACTGCACAATTGATGGAACAGCGTAAATAGTTTACAATATGGCTGAATCTGTAAAAGTTGCGGTGCGAGTTCGCCCATTTATATCCTTTTCGTTATTAATCGTGCAAATTATTTCAGGATGATTGTTATGAGTTGTGAGATAATTACATAGTGATTGGATTACAAGTGTTGGTATTGTGTTTTTTGTCGCAGTTTTAGTGTATGCAGTGATTGAAGTCGGTAGCTAAGACCCGCTACAATGTATTTGTTTATATGTGACCGGTGTGAAGGGAAATCTGTCACTCTGTAGAAATAGTCCGCGAATTCTTGTTTGCTCAATGATTGTTCTGGGATTTATTACCTGATGTATTTTTGTTCATTTGGACCACACGTTATTTCCGTGGGCGTTTCATGCGGCATGACTAGTAATGATGATACTGCCTAATATAATAGGGGGCCTACACCAGTGACCAGTACCCGGTAGGTAGGTAGTATGGAATGATCCCAATCCAAAATCTCGCTTTACCATTAAGAGTTACCTGTGGTAAAAGTGCTTAATTCAATGTCTCATCTCCTGGTGTGTAGGAAGGTCAATGGAATAACTGCCTAAGTCAAGCTTGTGACTTAAGCAGATTTACATTATACCTTAATCGAATAAATGTGACTTAGGCAGTTTTACATCATGAAATAACTGTCTAGGTGTATATGTTTTTGTTCTTTCAAATAGCACGTGAGCGGTTTTTTTTGCTAGCATGTGCTCACAAATAAGTTACGTTTTGTTTGATCACACCCCAGTATGACATTCTATCTGAtacattatcaatatcaatgtcCGACAACTAGTGTTGAATCCATTGCATAGTGGTCACCTATAGATGTATTGATTACCGGTGCAGTTTTGTACCAGTGATGTTATGATTTCACAATCACCAATAAATACCATTGGGAGAAATAGGCATTGCATGTAGCTACACTCCGAatgcattggaccggcctcgagACCAAATTGGATGACACGATGGGCTGCCCAGAGTCTGCATATAGCAAGCACTCAGCTCTTTCAGCAAGGCCTCAAACTCCCAAGGAAAAAATGATGTGTAGACATCTGACATTGCTGAAACACACGTTCATAAAGTGTATAAAAGAAATTACAGAAATGTTCAGTCTTGGTATTCACAGGACGTTAGTGTGTATCTTAAACTATTGGCCAACAAGTACCATGTAAAATGACCCTTCTGTTCAGTGCAGCTTTTATGTACGAGTCACACTTATCGAGCCACTAAATCAAGCAATAAAAATATTCTAAGAAAATATTGTGATGATTTATGCAAGAGTGTTCGTGGCCATATACACACCAATAAACAGACCATTGCGAACAAATATCGGCTGACGTCTTGTTGTATTACTCATGTGATATTTCTAATAGTGTTGTTCCTTTGAATTCTAGCTGATCAGGTCTTGGGTGTTAACTTCGTTTTCTAAAGGCCTTAGAAATTACCACTTCTAGTAGAGAACTGGATTTAGGAGTATCGATGGATAGctttatttgaataaaatgcACTCTATAATCTAATGAGTGTGATACAAGTAATCTGCAGGGGATATTGTCATATTGGGAGGTTGCCGTGTTGTAACTGGAATACTCCGTCGTGATGAATCCGTCTCCGTAAACGATAGCGAATGAAGTCTCGGTAGAGAAACATGATCAGATGATGAGAAACACAGATATCTCTTTTACGTATTCTCCATCTGAATTCCGCAGAATAAGTGGTTACATGTCAGCTGACATTTGATATACCGTTCCAGCACTTTACAACTACGTTACAAGTTCAGAGAGAGAGACGGGCAATTAGGTGTTACTGGCTTGCTTGACTTTCCCCCATGTGCAGAATCACGTTACATCTGTAGCGGGTCACCACGTGACCAAGCTCATTCGTGATTGGTCACTTTGAAAAGAAAGTAGTACCTAGCCACAAGATTGACTCTTAATTGATTTAATTATCTCCACCAAGATAGCGCTCGTGCGTTGTCACGGAAACGACCTCAATGATCTCAATGATCTCAATAACAGGAATAGTTTAGAATGGCGGGAAATAACCTGAGTGCAAAGTGGAaaacacattagagaggtttagcACATTTATTATACAACAATATCTTGCCAAGTGAACTTGGCGAGAGGGTTTACCAAATTTATGAAATTTCTAGAAAAAGTCATGTAATGAATTCAGTCGAAACAAAAGTATTTCCATTTGGTTGACAACACATCTATTCATTACACTCTAGACCTGGTGAACTTTCAAAGAGAGATGACGTCAACATACAAACTGCACCATGAAAATTATgtagcatacatgtagtttatcgGGGCCTTGAGGAACAATCATGAAATTCCTCACTTCGGAATATCATTTAATGTCCACATGTTAATGTAATCACCTTGATACTTTCAAAATGTGTTCCTTAACCACGCTCACAATTCGCGCGAGATAGCGCGTAAGGCGACCCTCATCATTGGCATGAGTGGTCAGCAGACGACTATAAAGGATCCAGAGCAACCAAAAGCAGAACCCAAGAAATTTGCATTTGACTACTCGTATTGGTCACATGACGGCTTCAAAGAAGACGCCAACGGATATTTACAGCCCACTGCAGCCAAATACTGTGATCAGGTGAGTACAATTGCATGTGAAATATAAATGTACTGTAGATGACATTACTGAAAAGATGACATTTAGTTTGCCATCATTGCAAGGCATTTCATTTTTGTTGGTACATTTTTGCATTCTACTCATTGCAGCATAAAGTGTTCCAAGATCTCGGAATTGGTGTGCTTGACAATGCATGGAAGGGCTACAACTGCTCCTTATTTGCCTATGGTCAGACGGGCAGTGGCAAATCCTACTCAATGGTCGGTTATGGCGCTAACAAAGGTATTTGCAAATAGTTCAggcagtcccccccccccttgaatAGTTTTCAAAAAATGCGATCACACTAATTTGTCATTTTAATAATTTCATGGAAAATACATGATAATTTTGCAGATTTTGGGTTTTTAGCACCACTTGCCGTTAGctattgttttcaaaatttttcaaattactAGGGATCAGCCAAGGTAATGGTATTGTCACACAAATAGATCTGAGaaacaaatttcaactttttttctTAGGTATTGTGCCCGTTTCGTGTGAGGAACTTTTCAAGAGAATTAATGAGAAAAGGAAGTCGGCTGCCGAGGGAGAGGAGTATCAGTGTACGTTCAGTATGATGGAAATCTACAATGAACAGGTTCGTGAGTTTACTCTTCATCTGGTGGGTCGGCCTCTCTGCTTGCCGTCAAAGTCCCTGGTTTAAACCTCAAAAGCACAGTCTATGCGAGGCTCGTGGCAGGTCTCTGAGCTAGTCTTTGTGtaacttgccttactccaccctTGCTTTTTCATGTGGGTTCTGGTCAGAAATGTCAAAGTTGTAGCGCTGATTTAGCAGCTCATCTTAGTCCTACTGAAAGATTTCAAGTAAGATGATAACCGTGAGCTATTATTTGAAGCTTTGCTTTTGACTACAGGTCCGCGATCTGCTCAACCCAAAAGGTGCCAAGGCTGGTGGACTCAAGGTTAGGCAGCATCCGTCAAAGGGTTTTTATGTGGATCAGATGACTGTCTCTCCCGTCGATAGTTACGCAGATATCGATGCCAAGATCACTGAAGGTACCAAAAACAGGACAGTCGCTGCTACAAACATGAACGCCACAAGCAGGTAAGTCGAACACCAGAGCTTGACATCCGTTTGTCATCACAGCCACTGTCATGCTGTAGCTCGGTAAAAGTTCTCATATCTATGAGAAAAGGATTTTTAGGGATTCCACATTTTTTGGTTCTATACATATGTACAGTTAAGGCTTACGAGTCACGGCCAGattttcttcatatttcagtCGGGCCCACACTATTGTGACAGTGAATTTTACTCAGAAGAATAAAGAAAGTGGACAGAGCATGACCAAGACTTCATCCATCAACTTGGTGGATTTAGCTGGAAGGTAAGTGGGGTGTCCTAGAGCATCAAGGGGAGTCCTTTGAGATTGGTGTTATTTTAGCTCACCAATATGGTGAGTTTGAGAGACAATAGTGATGTAGTATAGTAGTTCtgcaaaaacagtggcacagttCTCaacagatgacctctgacatcTAATTTCCGTCTGATGGTTTCGTGGACAAGCCTACCACTTTTAACTACCATCATGTCACTAACCACATATAAGTACAGCCTGCACTGAAATATGAAACTTTAGGATTCGTATAAAACAAACTCCAAGAATCTGTTGAAAACATTCAAGAGGCTAAATTGCATGAACAAAAGTCTTATTAGAATCGTTCTTTTCCCGACAGTGAGAGGGCCGATTCAACGGGAGCAACAGGTGATCGTCTCAAAGAGGGCTCCATGATCAACCAGTCGCTTAGCACCCTTGGTAATGTCATCAAAGCCCTGGCTGATCTCTCTATGGGAAAATCGAAAACACAAGGTAGGTTCTCTTCTTTGGTTCCCGGTTTGGTTTTCATTGATCAGATAGGTTTAGAAATATTGAGTCAACTGCCAAGAACGAcgggggccggggggggggggggctaggacCACTACAAGAATATGGGACAACTGCATATTAATATGGGACAGTGCATATTTTGAACATGTTTTAGTATTCTCCCAGGTAGCTTATCGGTGAACCTCCAGCCAGCTTTGCTGTGAGTTTCCAGTGCTGCAATGCATGGCAGGAATGAGCAACTGTACAATGTAGAAATAAGTTAAAAACACAAAAGTAGATTGCCTTGGTGCTGGTTCCGTTATGTTTTTTATGTATGTACAGGCACTCTCCTCGACTCCAGCACATGTATATTCTATATAAATTTTATGGAAATATTTCCAACTTTCAGGAGGAAAAAAAACCAAAGCAAAAATAGTtggtaaatgtgtgcttttaTGCAATTTCATGATCACGTTGTTGCTGTGGCTCATGCCAACAAAGTCTGTTTAGTCATGATGTCACCCTTTTCATCACGATTATACTTCACTCTTTATTTTGAGTGATTTCAAGCATTCAGTGCAGGTTTATGTTTGGTGTGCTTTTCTTTATTTGAGAGAAAGATCAAAGATGTTTTCATCAATCCTGTTGTTTGAGGGTTCAACTCTTTCTCTAGACTTCATATGAAGAGAATTTCACTGCTCACCTTTTGCACCATTTTAAAGGGTGGCTGTGGGTATAGGAGGTAAGGTGTAAAGTTCATAGTCTTCAGGTGACTGGTAGTGGTATGCAAAGGAATCAGGTGCATTTTACTTTCAAAAAAGGATCAAGTGCTTCTTGTTGTTATCGTGGTCATTGTAGACTcttatgcagtccatttcgtcatcgtGATATTTCATGCTTTAACAAATTTCAGTGCCTTACCGTGACTCGGTCCTTACCAAACTGTTGAAGAACGCCCTTGGAGGAAACAGTAAAACCGTTATGGTAAGTGTATCATTGTCTCTCCCTGTGCATGTATAAAAGAACCCTGTGGAGATTTCCCTCTCCAGCCTAGCGGTTGGTCAATGTGGAGAATCGATAGGAAATCATGCTATTGTTTCATGTGGTCATcttcaaaattttctgaaatgttttttttccattactTTATAGATAGCGGCCTTGAGCCCTGCTGACATCAACTTTGATGAAACATTGTCAACACTCAGGTTCGGTAAGTGCTCATTGCATGTTTCTGCTACATTTGTGTGCTACAGTATGTACACGCTGTGAATATAGTTCTGATGTTTCTTTGAAGTTAAAGCTTCCTGGCTCTATATATGAACTCCCTTTAACACCGCAGTTGTTGGTGTCTATACAAAATCATACTATTTCTACATGTGGTCATCTTCAGAAATTTCCTTTTTTCCATTCTAGCTGACCGAGCAAAGGCTATCAAAACAAAGGCTGTGGTGAACGAGAGTCCCACTGATAAACTGATCAGGGAGCTGAGGGAGGAAAATCTGAAACTGATGGAGATGTTAAAGAGCGGTGGTGTCATGGCAGCGCCAGATGCTGGCGCGTCGGCTGCTGCCGGCGGATACACAGAAGAAGGTAATTGTCATATCTGTCTTCCCAATTTGTTTGACTTGCATTCCAGTCTCCTCCAACATTGTAACCGAATCGAGTTGAGATCTGCCAGACACTGACAATAGAGTGTATTCCTCTGTCAAATTAAAGCTAATTGCTAAATGAATGCCTAGGAAAAAAGGTCAATTAAAGactgaaaatgttttaaaattgcAGAGGTTGCTGAAATGAAGCGTGAAATGGAGGAAGCAATGAAGAAGAACAGTGAGGATTTGGATCAAATGAAGAAGACTTGGGAAGAACAGatgaagaaagaaatggaggaaAATAAGGTAAGGCAGTGAACTGCCCCATGCAGAGTTTGTTTTTGTGGAAGTATGCCTCCACTCCAAAGTGAATACAGTATCTCTGTCCCTGAACATAAACCCCCGAGACATTTCCCCTCATTGGCTGTGTCGTGTTCATACCACTCTTCAAACTACTACCAACATGCTCCTAAGAGGACTCGTGGAATGATTCGTCCCTCAATAGATGATTTACTCCAGAAATATTAAAATCACCTGCATCTCATAGTCATAGTCGATTTTGAGAAATTACTCAATACTTTAAGTTCTCTTCATATTCAGGGCAAAGCcgaaattggaaagaaagaacaagaaaaaaaaaagaccaCACCttatttgtggaatttgaatGAGGATCCGAGTCTTACGAACATGATCACACACATCATTGAGAATGGCAAGACACGTGTTGGCACCCCTGCGGCTGATCCAGCTGCTAACATCATACTCAAGGGATTGAGGTAGGTATTGCTGAGCAGCTGCAGCTTGCTAGAGAAGTATATCAGCGGTTTGGGCCATTTGGTACATTGATAAAGTACTTTGATAAAGAAGGATGGATTTTTCAGATGGAAATCAAAATTGACGGCAGAAACAAAACGTACGTGCCACAGCTCTCTGCAGATCTTGAACTCGATACATTtgttttttctgttgttttcaGTATTCAGAAGGAACATGCCATCATTATAAACAAGAATGGCACCGTGACAATTAAACCTTGCTCAGGAGCACAACTCATGATCAACGGTCAGGCGGTGAAGGGGGAGACTTTACTTCATCACAATGACAGGTAGGTTTGAAGGCTAAAAAACAATGCAAGTATCGACCCAACCTTAGTTGCTGGATTCAAACTTGATCTATGCAGATCCGGTTTCTTTTCTGCTAACTTTGTCTCCTTTCACCATTGCATACATTGTATCCCAATTTGTCTTCTTCAGAGTGTTATTTGGATCTTCTCAATTCTATATCTTCCACCACCCGAAAGAACTTGCCAAACTCGCCAAGAAGAAAGGCAAAATTGAAGCAATGACGTTTGAGGATGCTCAGCAGGAAATTGCTCAGAATTCTGGGATGTTGGCCGCTGCAGGTGGAGGAAAGGCTG
It encodes:
- the LOC135500644 gene encoding kinesin-like protein KIF28P isoform X2, with product MAESVKVAVRVRPFNSREIARKATLIIGMSGQQTTIKDPEQPKAEPKKFAFDYSYWSHDGFKEDANGYLQPTAAKYCDQHKVFQDLGIGVLDNAWKGYNCSLFAYGQTGSGKSYSMVGYGANKGIVPVSCEELFKRINEKRKSAAEGEEYQCTFSMMEIYNEQVRDLLNPKGAKAGGLKVRQHPSKGFYVDQMTVSPVDSYADIDAKITEGTKNRTVAATNMNATSSRAHTIVTVNFTQKNKESGQSMTKTSSINLVDLAGSERADSTGATGDRLKEGSMINQSLSTLGNVIKALADLSMGKSKTQVPYRDSVLTKLLKNALGGNSKTVMIAALSPADINFDETLSTLRFADRAKAIKTKAVVNESPTDKLIRELREENLKLMEMLKSGGVMAAPDAGASAAAGGYTEEEVAEMKREMEEAMKKNSEDLDQMKKTWEEQMKKEMEENKGKAEIGKKEQEKKKTTPYLWNLNEDPSLTNMITHIIENGKTRVGTPAADPAANIILKGLSIQKEHAIIINKNGTVTIKPCSGAQLMINGQAVKGETLLHHNDRVLFGSSQFYIFHHPKELAKLAKKKGKIEAMTFEDAQQEIAQNSGMLAAAGGGKAGQKKEDLLLQEDLVTILPMLNEANAMSEELDKKVKFECALISPQARGLREGRTEVKVKMVNMETGNEWMWDRIKFINRKYLMQEMYQNYVQGGEWDVPRDQDPFWEPVDTDLLIGSVHVYLQSIGYLIEVEENLTITDFKGNEQGHMVVEIRPCNKQWADLDDEFVDDPIELVGKDLYFKLKIQNILGLPAKFGSSYCKFRFYLDEKESSTKIVAGTINPNFDYEKNYGFNPVTEQLINYLANNPLVIEVWGKQKEEGDKRGKGAGNTKQLMSREKTMVMGTKQDEAKYKMNVELNTLRKRAERAELKVKRVWDIVDAAKKNKQDVIKVSQVDQALRTPARWKAAAMVIKNVNMTRQVKMGKETSAACVIQ
- the LOC135500644 gene encoding kinesin-like protein KIF28P isoform X3; protein product: MAESVKVAVRVRPFNSREIARKATLIIGMSGQQTTIKDPEQPKAEPKKFAFDYSYWSHDGFKEDANGYLQPTAAKYCDQHKVFQDLGIGVLDNAWKGYNCSLFAYGQTGSGKSYSMVGYGANKGIVPVSCEELFKRINEKRKSAAEGEEYQCTFSMMEIYNEQVRDLLNPKGAKAGGLKVRQHPSKGFYVDQMTVSPVDSYADIDAKITEGTKNRTVAATNMNATSSRAHTIVTVNFTQKNKESGQSMTKTSSINLVDLAGSERADSTGATGDRLKEGSMINQSLSTLGNVIKALADLSMGKSKTQVPYRDSVLTKLLKNALGGNSKTVMIAALSPADINFDETLSTLRFADRAKAIKTKAVVNESPTDKLIRELREENLKLMEMLKSGGVMAAPDAGASAAAGGYTEEEVAEMKREMEEAMKKNSEDLDQMKKTWEEQMKKEMEENKGKAEIGKKEQEKKKTTPYLWNLNEDPSLTNMITHIIENGKTRVGTPAADPAANIILKGLSIQKEHAIIINKNGTVTIKPCSGAQLMINGQAVKGETLLHHNDRVLFGSSQFYIFHHPKELAKLAKKKGKIEAMTFEDAQQEIAQNSGMLAAAGGGKAGQKKEDLLLQEDLVTILPMLNEANAMSEELDKKVKFECALISPQARGLREGRTEVKVKMVNMETGNEWMWDRIKFINRKYLMQEMYQNYVQGGEWDVPRDQDPFWEPVDTDLLIGSVHVYLQSIGYLIEVEENLTITDFKGNEQGHMVVEIRPCNKQWADLDDEFVDDPIELVGKDLYFKLKIQNILGLPAKFGSSYCKFRFYLDEKESSTKIVAGTINPNFDYEKNYGFNPVTEQLINYLANNPLVIEVWGKQKEEGDKRGKGAGNTKQLMSREKTMVMGTKQGGKQTDDLDEAKYKMNVELNTLRKRAERAELKVKRVWDIVDAAKKNKQDVIKVNSVLSQLQEKH
- the LOC135500644 gene encoding kinesin-like protein KIF28P isoform X1, producing the protein MAESVKVAVRVRPFNSREIARKATLIIGMSGQQTTIKDPEQPKAEPKKFAFDYSYWSHDGFKEDANGYLQPTAAKYCDQHKVFQDLGIGVLDNAWKGYNCSLFAYGQTGSGKSYSMVGYGANKGIVPVSCEELFKRINEKRKSAAEGEEYQCTFSMMEIYNEQVRDLLNPKGAKAGGLKVRQHPSKGFYVDQMTVSPVDSYADIDAKITEGTKNRTVAATNMNATSSRAHTIVTVNFTQKNKESGQSMTKTSSINLVDLAGSERADSTGATGDRLKEGSMINQSLSTLGNVIKALADLSMGKSKTQVPYRDSVLTKLLKNALGGNSKTVMIAALSPADINFDETLSTLRFADRAKAIKTKAVVNESPTDKLIRELREENLKLMEMLKSGGVMAAPDAGASAAAGGYTEEEVAEMKREMEEAMKKNSEDLDQMKKTWEEQMKKEMEENKGKAEIGKKEQEKKKTTPYLWNLNEDPSLTNMITHIIENGKTRVGTPAADPAANIILKGLSIQKEHAIIINKNGTVTIKPCSGAQLMINGQAVKGETLLHHNDRVLFGSSQFYIFHHPKELAKLAKKKGKIEAMTFEDAQQEIAQNSGMLAAAGGGKAGQKKEDLLLQEDLVTILPMLNEANAMSEELDKKVKFECALISPQARGLREGRTEVKVKMVNMETGNEWMWDRIKFINRKYLMQEMYQNYVQGGEWDVPRDQDPFWEPVDTDLLIGSVHVYLQSIGYLIEVEENLTITDFKGNEQGHMVVEIRPCNKQWADLDDEFVDDPIELVGKDLYFKLKIQNILGLPAKFGSSYCKFRFYLDEKESSTKIVAGTINPNFDYEKNYGFNPVTEQLINYLANNPLVIEVWGKQKEEGDKRGKGAGNTKQLMSREKTMVMGTKQGGKQTDDLDEAKYKMNVELNTLRKRAERAELKVKRVWDIVDAAKKNKQDVIKVSQVDQALRTPARWKAAAMVIKNVNMTRQVKMGKETSAACVIQ